One segment of Pandoraea pnomenusa DNA contains the following:
- a CDS encoding OmpA family protein, whose amino-acid sequence MSDDFDADIGHSGDVGAAAPTWAVFGDLMSVMLGAFVLIMLGVIGVQIELSAKLEREVKERRAETQRRETLEKALAGPLAGGRVTLVNGRIGISGNVLFALNSDQLQPQGREVLRSLAAPLAAYLRASDEILMVSGFTDDQQVRETNRRFADNWELSAQRALTVTRELIAAGVPPSSIFSAAFGAEQPVTSNADEAGRAKNRRVEIAPMPRSSASNAAKPKS is encoded by the coding sequence ATGAGCGACGACTTCGACGCGGACATCGGACACAGCGGCGACGTCGGGGCCGCGGCGCCCACGTGGGCGGTCTTCGGCGATCTGATGTCGGTGATGCTCGGCGCCTTCGTGCTCATCATGCTCGGCGTGATCGGCGTGCAGATCGAACTCTCCGCCAAGCTCGAGCGCGAGGTGAAGGAGCGCCGCGCCGAAACGCAGCGCCGCGAGACGCTCGAGAAAGCGCTCGCCGGGCCGCTTGCCGGCGGACGCGTCACGCTCGTGAACGGACGCATCGGCATCAGCGGCAACGTGCTCTTCGCACTGAACTCCGACCAGTTGCAGCCGCAAGGCCGCGAGGTGTTGCGCAGTCTCGCCGCGCCGCTGGCCGCCTATCTGCGGGCAAGCGACGAGATTCTCATGGTCAGCGGCTTTACCGACGATCAGCAAGTGCGCGAAACCAACCGGCGGTTCGCCGACAACTGGGAGCTCTCGGCCCAGCGCGCGCTGACCGTCACGCGCGAGCTGATCGCCGCGGGCGTGCCGCCGTCGTCGATCTTCTCGGCGGCCTTCGGGGCGGAGCAGCCCGTCACATCGAATGCCGACGAAGCGGGACGCGCGAAGAATCGCCGCGTGGAAATCGCGCCGATGCCGCGCAGCAGTGCCAGTAACGCGGCAAAGCCGAAGTCGTGA